From one Lineus longissimus chromosome 3, tnLinLong1.2, whole genome shotgun sequence genomic stretch:
- the LOC135484827 gene encoding mucin-19-like — protein sequence MVRHSVYTPVTGGPNSRSNKMMKDESSVYSICFFAVKGFKVLTVKYLARPTTTTSPPTEAPSTPEEDVDDDETMDKTTGAPETTHSHIEAEATLQTSKMLDMLGSSNESVLVNKIITPTPSYRDSSMKHPSSFTLLDLMTSVSPSDVTPPGNVGVSQPESQPEYSIMLSILEQGVKSTHIELEPTPTLTSVKATSHFNQTTPALESAVLTPSHSYQMTTPVVTTSTSGESNTAIEGTTDASEVAGEISSTGGGSVTTVAAGTGTIPTPGSSGTAESSGGSSETSASGGSGTSAASGDRGTTTASGDSGTTTASGDSGTTTASGDSGTTGASGDSGTTTASGDSGTTTVSGDSGTTAASGGGGTITASGDSGTTTVSGDSGTSVASGDSGTTTASGDRGTTTASGDSGTTGASGDSGTTTASGDSGTTTVSGDSGTTTASGGGGTITGSGDSGTTTVSGDSGTTTASGDSGTTTVSGDSGTTAASGAGGTITASGDSGTTTVSGDSGTTAASGGGGTITASGDSGTTAAPGDSGTTTVSGDSGTTAVSGDSGTTAASGDSGTTTASGDSGTTTVSGDSGTTGASGGGGTTTASGDSGITAASGDSGTTTASGGGGTITASGDSGTTAAPADSGTTTVSGDSGTTTVSGDSGTTAASGGGGTTTVSGDSGTTAASGGDGTITASGDSGTTTVSGDTGTTGASGGGGTTTASGDSGITAASVDSGTTTASGDSGTTTASGDSGTTTASGDSATAAPSVDSGTTAASVDSGTTAASVDSGTTTASGDSGTTTASGDRGTTTASGDSGTTGASGGGGTITASGDSGTTAASAGSGTVTASGDGGTTTSFGGSGTTAASNDRGTIAVSVSSSDGGSTSVAVTTIIDSGDTDSVTTAVDGHATDSVTIIDASHDTDPVTTAGGSHDTDPVTTAGGSHATDPVTIAGGSHDTDPVTTAGGSHDTDPVTTVGGSHDTDPVTTAGGSHATDPVTTAGGSHATDPVITVGDSRDTDPVTTAGGSHATDSVTTAGGSHDTDPVTTAGGSHDTDPVTTAGGSHDTDPVTTAGGSHDTDPVTTAGGSHDTDPVTTAGGSHDTDPVTIAGGSHDTDPVTTAGGSHDTEPVSTAGGSHDTDPVTIAGGSHDTDPVTTAGGSHDTNPVTTAGGSHDTDPITIAGGSHDTDPVTTAGGSHDKDPVTTAGGSHDTDPLTTAGGSHDTDPVTTAGGSHAADPVTTAGGSHDTDPVTTAGGSHDTEPVTIAGGSHDTDPVSTAGGSHDTDPVTAAGGSHDTGPVTTVGGSHDTDPVTTAGGSHATDPVTTAGGSHATDPVTTVGDSHDTDPVTTAGGSHATDPVTTAGGSHDTDPVTTAGGSHATDPVTTAGGSHDTDPVTTAGDSHDTDPVTTAGGSHDTDPVTTAGGSHDTDPVTTAGGSHDTDPVTIAGGSHDTDPVTTAGGSHDTDPVTTAGGSHDTDPVTTAGGSHATDPVTTAGGSHDTDPVTTAVVTTATSTTVATDVSTVNPDNIAL from the coding sequence ATGGTACGCCACTCAGTTTATACTCCAGTGACAGGAGGACCTAATTCAAGGTCGAACAAAATGATGAAGGATGAGTCCTCAGTATATTCAATTTGCTTCTTTGCAGTCAAAGGTTTCAAGGTTTTGACAGTTAAGTATTTGGCCAGGCCCACCACGACAACAAGCCCTCCAACAGAGGCTCCTTCAACACCAGAAGAGGACGTGGATGATGATGAGACCATGGACAAGACAACCGGTGCTCCCGAAACAACCCATAGTCACATTGAAGCAGAAGCGACACTTCAAACGTCCAAGATGTTAGATATGTTGGGTTCTTCCAATGAATCTGTGTTGGTTAACAAGATTATCACACCAACACCAAGCTACAGGGACAGTTCGATGAAGCACCCTTCCTCATTTACTTTACTTGACTTGATGACATCAGTCTCCCCTAGTGATGTGACTCCACCTGGAAATGTTGGAGTGTCCCAACccgagtcacaaccagaatactCTATCATGCTGTCCATTCTGGAACAAGGTGTCAAGTCTACCCATATTGAACTCGAACCTACTCCAACTTTAACCAGTGTTAAAGCTACATCTCATTTCAACCAAACTACCCCTGCACTGGAAAGTGCAGTCCTGACACCTTCACACTCTTACCAGATGACCACCCCTGTCGTAACTACAAGTACAAGTGGTGAATCTAACACAGCGATAGAGGGAACAACAGATGCATCGGAAGTGGCTGGTGAAATAAGCTCAACTGGTGGTGGTAGTGTAACAACGGTGGCTGCTGGTACCGGCACAATTCCAACCCCAGGCAGTAGTGGCACAGCTGAATCATCTGGTGGAAGTAGTGAAACCTCTGCTTCTGGTGGTAGTGGCACAAGTGCAGCTTCTGGTGATAGGGGCACAACTACAGCTTCTGGTGATAGTGGTACAACTACAGCTTCTGGTGATAGTGGCACAACTACAGCTTCTGGTGATAGTGGTACAACTGGAGCTTCTGGTGATAGTGGCACAACTACAGCTTCTGGTGATAGTGGCACAACTACAGTTTCTGGTGATAGTGGCACAACTGCAGCTTCTGGTGGTGGTGGCACAATCACAGCTTCTGGTGATAGTGGCACAACTACAGTTTCTGGTGATAGTGGCACAAGTGTAGCTTCTGGTGATAGTGGCACAACTACAGCTTCTGGTGATAGGGGCACAACTACAGCTTCTGGTGATAGTGGCACAACTGGAGCTTCTGGTGATAGTGGCACAACTACAGCTTCTGGTGATAGTGGCACAACTACAGTTTCTGGTGATAGTGGCACAACTACAGCTTCTGGTGGTGGTGGCACAATCACAGGTTCTGGTGATAGTGGCACAACTACAGTTTCTGGTGATAGTGGCACAACTACAGCTTCTGGTGATAGTGGCACAACTACAGTTTCTGGTGATAGTGGCACAACTGCAGCTTCTGGTGCTGGTGGCACAATCACAGCTTCTGGTGATAGTGGCACAACTACAGTTTCTGGTGATAGTGGCACAACTGCAGCTTCTGGTGGTGGTGGCACAATCACAGCTTCTGGTGATAGTGGCACAACTGCTGCTCCTGGTGATAGTGGCACAACTACAGTTTCTGGTGATAGTGGCACAACTGCAGTTTCTGGTGATAGTGGCACAACTGCAGCTTCTGGTGATAGTGGCACAACTACAGCTTCTGGTGATAGTGGCACAACTACAGTTTCTGGTGATAGTGGTACAACTGGAGCTTCTGGTGGTGGTGGCACAACTACAGCTTCTGGTGATAGTGGCATAACTGCAGCTTCTGGTGATAGTGGCACAACTACAGCTTCTGGTGGTGGTGGCACAATCACAGCTTCTGGTGATAGTGGCACAACTGCTGCTCCTGCTGATAGTGGCACAACTACAGTTTCTGGTGATAGTGGCACAACTACAGTTTCTGGTGATAGTGGCACAACTGCAGCTTCTGGTGGTGGTGGCACAACTACAGTTTCTGGTGATAGTGGCACAACTGCAGCTTCTGGTGGTGATGGCACAATCACAGCTTCTGGTGATAGTGGCACAACTACAGTTTCTGGTGATACTGGTACAACTGGAGCTTCTGGTGGTGGTGGCACAACTACAGCTTCTGGTGATAGTGGCATAACTGCAGCTTCTGTTGATAGTGGCACAACTACAGCTTCTGGTGATAGTGGCACAACTACAGCTTCTGGTGATAGCGGCACAACTACAGCTTCTGGTGATAGTGCCACAGCTGCACCTTCTGTTGATAGTGGCACAACTGCAGCTTCTGTTGATAGTGGCACAACTGCAGCTTCTGTTGATAGTGGCACAACTACAGCTTCTGGTGATAGTGGCACAACTACAGCTTCTGGTGATAGGGGCACAACTACAGCTTCTGGTGATAGTGGCACAACTGGAGCTTCTGGTGGTGGTGGCACAATCACAGCTTCTGGTGATAGTGGCACAACTGCAGCTTCTGCTGGTAGTGGCACAGTCACTGCTTCTGGTGATGGTGGCACAACCACATCGTTTGGTGGCAGTGGCACAACTGCAGCTTCCAATGATAGGGGCACGATTGCCGTTTCTGTCAGTTCCAGTGATGGAGGATCAACCAGCGTTGCAGTCACAACTATTATTGATAGTGGTGATACGGACTCCGTCACAACTGCTGTTGATGGCCATGCTACAGACTCTGTCACAATTATTGATGCTAGCCATGATACAgacccagtcacaactgctggAGGTAGCCATGATACAgacccagtcacaactgctggAGGTAGCCATGCTACAGACCCAGTCACAATTGCTGGTGGTAGCCATGATACAgacccagtcacaactgctggAGGGAGCCATGATACAGACCCAGTCACAACTGTTGGTGGTAGTCATGATACAgacccagtcacaactgctggTGGTAGCCATGCTACTgacccagtcacaactgctggTGGTAGCCATGCTACAGACCCAGTCATAACTGTTGGTGATAGTCGTGATACAgacccagtcacaactgctggTGGTAGTCATGCTACAGACTCAGTCACAACTGCTGGTGGTAGTCACGATACAgacccagtcacaactgctggTGGTAGCCACGATACAgacccagtcacaactgctggtggtagtcatgatacagacccagtcacaactgctggtggtagtcatgatacagacccagtcacaactgctggtggtagtcatgatacagacccagtcacaactgctggTGGTAGTCACGATACAGACCCAGTCACAATTGCTGGTGGTAGTCATGATACAgacccagtcacaactgctggAGGTAGTCATGATACAGAACCAGTCTCAACTGCTGGTGGTAGTCATGATACAGACCCAGTCACAATTGCTGGTGGTAGTCATGATACCgacccagtcacaactgctggTGGTAGCCATGATACAAacccagtcacaactgctggAGGTAGCCATGATACAGACCCAATCACAATTGCTGGTGGTAGTCATGATACAgacccagtcacaactgctggTGGTAGCCATGATAAAgacccagtcacaactgctggAGGTAGTCATGATACAGACCCACTCACAACTGCTGGTGGTAGTCATGATACAgacccagtcacaactgctggTGGTAGCCATGCTGCAgacccagtcacaactgctggTGGTAGTCACGATACTgacccagtcacaactgctggAGGTAGCCATGATACAGAACCAGTCACAATTGCTGGTGGTAGTCATGATACAGACCCAGTCTCAACTGCTGGTGGTAGTCATGATACAGACCCAGTCACAGCTGCTGGTGGTAGTCATGATACAGGCCCAGTCACAACTGTTGGTGGTAGTCATGATACAgacccagtcacaactgctggTGGTAGCCATGCTACTgacccagtcacaactgctggTGGTAGCCATGCTACAGACCCAGTCACAACTGTTGGTGATAGTCATGATACAgacccagtcacaactgctggTGGTAGTCATGCTACAgacccagtcacaactgctggtggtagtcatgatacagacccagtcacaactgctggTGGTAGTCATGCTACAgacccagtcacaactgctggTGGTAGTCACGATACAgacccagtcacaactgctggTGATAGTCATGATACCgacccagtcacaactgctggTGGTAGCCATGATACAGATCCAGTCACAACTGCTGGAGGTAGCCATGATACCgacccagtcacaactgctggAGGTAGCCATGATACCGACCCAGTCACAATTGCTGGTGGTAGTCATGATACAgacccagtcacaactgctggAGGTAGCCATGATACAgacccagtcacaactgctggTGGTAGTCATGATACCgacccagtcacaactgctggTGGTAGCCATGCTACCgacccagtcacaactgctggAGGTAGCCATGATACAgacccagtcacaactgctgTTGTCACTACTGCAACTAGTACCACCGTTGCCACTGATGTCTCCACTGTTAATCCTGACAACATTGCTTTATAA
- the LOC135484085 gene encoding solute carrier family 15 member 4-like has protein sequence MSNRLGNMPIIVNPDADAYTFISPTPMRYRGTRFAVGCIYCMEVLNGFAFFLLAPNVAEFGRDQLGFLQSTSVIISIVFSGVVYSTPIIGGLLGDAVFGRYKTICAGNVLFLLGMAILLILTVVLKTTEVQINFSGRMALFCISLIFVATGQGFITANITPFGAYQVDNGNGLRLKRFFRWCMFFFNIGKLAAYLPIPFLMKGATYKLADLTLPVVQVIVAILAAVVFGVGKKAYKRPPIAGRQNLSHLLRGFRHMRYGKKSFLPSDAPYKEVRRWYAAHLLRMVFFLFAMFATTGVFEAIYFQLETSFPMEANYFKDPKWNIPPKFILNFSPVTVLLLICVAEVYSWWCERHQEREWSNIRRIGLGILFAALSSAVTGVLLSVADLQSMRWDDISLFWQVPQYVFIGFADMLIFTAGYEFCYCESPPGIEGFLTGLFLGVGSIFGIIISMALTPLRTTDLRNHVDMTQLEILFFILSGLMLFVWCLYIILAQLYRHARNNLPDAPGERSISHSNPWEENSFTPDVFDIRTSFTE, from the exons ATGTCGAATCGCCTTGGAAACATGCCGATTATTGTCAACCCAGACGCTGACGCCTATACCTTCATCTCCCCGACCCCGATGCGATACAGGGGGACTCGGTTCGCAGTAGGATGTATCTACTGCATGGAGGTGCTCAATGGGTTCGCCTTCTTTTTGTTGGCGCCAAATGTTGCAGAGTTTGGCAGAGATCAGCTTGGATTCCTTCAGTCCACCTCagtcatcatcagcatcgtaTTTTCCG GTGTTGTTTACAGTACCCCCATAATTGGTGGCCTGCTGGGAGACGCAGTTTTTGGTCGATATAAAACAATATGTGCTGGAAACGTACTGTTTCTTTTAG GAATGGCTATTTTGCTCATCCTAACTGTTGTTCTCAAGACGACGGAAGTGCAAATTAAT TTTTCAGGGAGAATGGCCTTGTTCTGCATATCACTGATCTTTGTTGCGACGGGCCAGGGTTTTATCACCGCCAACATTACACCTTTCGGCGCTTACCAAGTCGACAACGGCAATGGTCTCAGGCTAAAACGATTCTTTCGATG gtgtatgtttttcttcaacaTTGGGAAGTTGGCTGCCTACCTGCCGATCCCTTTTCTGATGAAAGGTGCAACCTATAAGTTAGCTGATCTCACTCTGCCCGTCGTGCAGGTTATAGTGGCAATCCTAGCAGCGGTCGTGTTTGGTGTCGGCAAGAAGGCATATAAAAGACCTCCCATAGCAG GGAGACAAAATCTAAGTCACCTTCTCCGGGGATTCCGTCACATGCGGTACGGCAAGAAAAGCTTCCTCCCTTCGGATGCGCCGTACAAGGAAGTCAGGCGATGGTACGCGGCGCATCTCCTTAGGATGGTCTTCTTCCTCTTTGCAATGTTTGCCACTACCGGGGTCTTCGAGGCTATTTATTTCCAG ctgGAGACCTCCTTCCCAATGGAAGCGAATTACTTCAAGGATCCGAAATGGAATATTCCGCCCAAGTTCATTTTGAACTTCTCCCCAGTGACGGTGCTCCTCCTGATCTGCGTGGCGGAGGTGTACTCCTGGTGGTGCGAGAGACACCAGGAGAGGGAATGGTCCAACATCAGACGCATTG GTCTTGGTATCCTGTTTGCCGCGCTGTCTTCGGCTGTGACAGGGGTTCTCCTCTCGGTGGCTGATCTCCAGAGCATGCGCTGGGACGACATCTCGCTATTCTGGCAGGTTCCACAATATGTCTTCATCGGCTTTGCTGATATGCTCATATTTACAGCTG GTTATGAGTTCTGTTACTGTGAAAGTCCACCTGGTATAGAAGGCTTCCTAACCGGTCTCTTCCTTGGCGTGGGCTCAATATTTGGCATCATCATCTCAATGGCTTTAACACCTCTAAGAACAACCG acCTACGCAACCACGTAGACATGACACAACTAGAGATTCTGTTCTTCATACTGTCGGGACTGATGCTGTTCGTCTGGTGTCTCTATATCATTCTGGCCCAGCTCTACCGCCACGCCAGAAACAATTTACCTGACGCGCCGGGGGAAAGAAGCATCTCTCATTCAAATCCTTGGGAGGAGAACAGCTTCACGCCAGATGTATTTGACATTAGGACTAGTTTTACAGAATGA
- the LOC135484088 gene encoding kynurenine 3-monooxygenase-like isoform X1, translated as MDGSGDQQKTKKRVAVVGAGLVGALNACFLAKRGYQVDLYELRQDPRKCEFVKGRSINLALSHRGRQALKHVGLEDKVIENGIRMSGRRLHDERGFKWTSPYGKPDQFLMSVERRRLNEELLTAAEKLPDVNVHFEKKLVSCHFDSGQLAFLDVNSNEKVDVEADLIIGTDGAFSTIRRELMKRIRFDFNQEYIPHGYMEFCIPPKEGEFAMEVNFLHIWPRNTFMMIALPNLDKTFTVTLFMPFTNFEAIKTEEQLMGFFATTFPDAIPLIGEKAIKETYFKSGGVGLPMVSVKSSPHHYKDKSVIMGDAAHALVPFYGQGMNCGFEDCLVLDECLDECHDNLEAALALYSKRRCPDAHAICDLAMYNYIEMRESVNSKIYYLRKKFDSLMNKLIPNSWIPLYTMVTFTRLRYSECIKRKKYQDKLINGMVVSTGLGTLVGGGYFTYRLLKAGVLPSNVWETFASFGQKMGKLF; from the exons GTTGGAGCCCTAAATGCATGTTTCCTTGCCAAGAGAGGGTATCAAGTTGATCTCTATGAACTCCGACAAG ATCCCAGGAAATGCGAGTTTGTCAaaggtaggagtatcaatcttGCCTTGTCACATAGAGGGCGTCAGGCTCTGAAGCATGTTGGATTGGAAGATAAGGTTATTGAGAATGGTATCCGAATGTCTGGACGCAGATTGCATGACGAGCGAGGATTCAAATGGACGAGTCCTTATGGAAAACCTGATCAG TTTCTGATGTCAGTTGAAAGAAGAAGACTTAATGAGGAGTTATTGACAG CAGCTGAAAAACTTCCCGATGTGAACgtccattttgaaaagaaactGGTCTCCTGCCACTTCGATTCTGGGCAGCTGGCTTTCTTAGA TGTGAATAGCAATGAAAAAGTCGACGTTGAGGCCGATCTGATTATCGGAACGGATGGCGCATTCTCTACAATACGACGAGAACTGATGAAGAGGATACGGTTCGACTTTAACCAGGAGTACATTCCACACGGGTACATGGAGTTCTGTATTCCACCAAAAGAGGGCGAG TTCGCCATGGAGGTCAACTTCCTTCACATCTGGCCACGGAATACATTCATGATGATCGCCCTGCCAAACTTGGATAAGACATTCACCGTAACCCTCTTCATGCCTTTTACGAACTTCGAAGCTATAAAAACAGAGGAGCAACTGATGGGGTTCTTCGCGACTACATTCCCCGATGCCATTCCATTGATAGGAGAGAAGGCCATCAAGGAAACTTACTTTAAATCTGGTGGTGTGGGCCTCCCAATGGTCTCAGTTAAG TCCTCGCCTCACCACTACAAGGACAAGTCAGTCATAATGGGCGATGCCGCCCATGCTCTTGTACCATTCTATGGACAAGGCATGAACTGT GGTTTTGAAGATTGTTTGGTACTTGATGAATGCCTCGACGAATGTCATGACAACCTTG AAGCTGCCCTGGCTCTCTACTCGAAACGAAGATGTCCTGATGCTCATGCTATCTGCGACTTGGCCATGTACAACTACATTGAG ATGCGAGAATCGGTCAATTCCAAGATTTACTACCTGAGGAAGAAATTTGACAGCTTGATGAATAAACTCATACCAAATTCTTGGATTCCTCTCTATACGATG GTGACATTTACCCGTTTGCGATACAGTGAGTGTATCAAGCGGAAGAAGTACCAGGACAAG cttaTTAATGGTATGGTGGTGAGCACTGGTCTTGGAACACTTGTTGGCGGAGGGTACTTCACTTATCGTCTGCTCAAGGCAGGAGTGCTGCCCTCTAATGTTTGGGAAACATTTGCCAGTTTCGGGCAGAAGATGGGCAAACTTTTCTAA
- the LOC135484088 gene encoding kynurenine 3-monooxygenase-like isoform X2, giving the protein MSGRRLHDERGFKWTSPYGKPDQFLMSVERRRLNEELLTAAEKLPDVNVHFEKKLVSCHFDSGQLAFLDVNSNEKVDVEADLIIGTDGAFSTIRRELMKRIRFDFNQEYIPHGYMEFCIPPKEGEFAMEVNFLHIWPRNTFMMIALPNLDKTFTVTLFMPFTNFEAIKTEEQLMGFFATTFPDAIPLIGEKAIKETYFKSGGVGLPMVSVKSSPHHYKDKSVIMGDAAHALVPFYGQGMNCGFEDCLVLDECLDECHDNLEAALALYSKRRCPDAHAICDLAMYNYIEMRESVNSKIYYLRKKFDSLMNKLIPNSWIPLYTMVTFTRLRYSECIKRKKYQDKLINGMVVSTGLGTLVGGGYFTYRLLKAGVLPSNVWETFASFGQKMGKLF; this is encoded by the exons ATGTCTGGACGCAGATTGCATGACGAGCGAGGATTCAAATGGACGAGTCCTTATGGAAAACCTGATCAG TTTCTGATGTCAGTTGAAAGAAGAAGACTTAATGAGGAGTTATTGACAG CAGCTGAAAAACTTCCCGATGTGAACgtccattttgaaaagaaactGGTCTCCTGCCACTTCGATTCTGGGCAGCTGGCTTTCTTAGA TGTGAATAGCAATGAAAAAGTCGACGTTGAGGCCGATCTGATTATCGGAACGGATGGCGCATTCTCTACAATACGACGAGAACTGATGAAGAGGATACGGTTCGACTTTAACCAGGAGTACATTCCACACGGGTACATGGAGTTCTGTATTCCACCAAAAGAGGGCGAG TTCGCCATGGAGGTCAACTTCCTTCACATCTGGCCACGGAATACATTCATGATGATCGCCCTGCCAAACTTGGATAAGACATTCACCGTAACCCTCTTCATGCCTTTTACGAACTTCGAAGCTATAAAAACAGAGGAGCAACTGATGGGGTTCTTCGCGACTACATTCCCCGATGCCATTCCATTGATAGGAGAGAAGGCCATCAAGGAAACTTACTTTAAATCTGGTGGTGTGGGCCTCCCAATGGTCTCAGTTAAG TCCTCGCCTCACCACTACAAGGACAAGTCAGTCATAATGGGCGATGCCGCCCATGCTCTTGTACCATTCTATGGACAAGGCATGAACTGT GGTTTTGAAGATTGTTTGGTACTTGATGAATGCCTCGACGAATGTCATGACAACCTTG AAGCTGCCCTGGCTCTCTACTCGAAACGAAGATGTCCTGATGCTCATGCTATCTGCGACTTGGCCATGTACAACTACATTGAG ATGCGAGAATCGGTCAATTCCAAGATTTACTACCTGAGGAAGAAATTTGACAGCTTGATGAATAAACTCATACCAAATTCTTGGATTCCTCTCTATACGATG GTGACATTTACCCGTTTGCGATACAGTGAGTGTATCAAGCGGAAGAAGTACCAGGACAAG cttaTTAATGGTATGGTGGTGAGCACTGGTCTTGGAACACTTGTTGGCGGAGGGTACTTCACTTATCGTCTGCTCAAGGCAGGAGTGCTGCCCTCTAATGTTTGGGAAACATTTGCCAGTTTCGGGCAGAAGATGGGCAAACTTTTCTAA